From a region of the Pectobacterium aquaticum genome:
- the garL gene encoding 2-dehydro-3-deoxyglucarate aldolase, whose translation MKTPLLPNRFRQDLQQGKTLIGCWCALGNPISTEVLGLAGFDWLVLDGEHAPNDIVTFIPQLMALKGSHSAPVVRPPCNEPIIIKRLLDIGFNNFLIPFVETAEEAARAVASTRYPPAGIRGVSVAHRSNGYGTEPDYFAKINDNITVVVQIESQDGLDNLDAIIAVDGVDGVFVGPSDLSAALGYLGQPNHPDVQKAIRHIFDRAAAHNKPCGILAPVEADARRYLEWGASFVAVGSDLGVFRSATQALSDKYKK comes from the coding sequence ATGAAGACTCCGCTGTTACCTAACCGTTTTCGCCAAGATTTGCAGCAGGGGAAAACGTTGATTGGCTGCTGGTGTGCGCTGGGCAACCCGATTTCAACTGAAGTGCTGGGGCTGGCGGGATTCGACTGGCTGGTGCTGGATGGAGAACATGCGCCTAACGATATCGTGACGTTTATTCCTCAGCTCATGGCGTTGAAAGGCAGCCACAGCGCGCCCGTCGTTCGTCCGCCGTGCAATGAGCCAATCATCATCAAGCGACTGCTGGATATCGGGTTCAATAACTTCCTGATTCCTTTCGTGGAAACGGCGGAAGAAGCCGCGCGTGCGGTCGCGTCAACCCGTTATCCGCCAGCGGGCATCCGCGGCGTTTCCGTGGCGCACCGTAGCAACGGCTATGGCACCGAACCGGACTATTTCGCCAAGATTAACGACAACATTACCGTCGTAGTGCAAATCGAAAGTCAGGACGGCCTCGACAATCTGGATGCAATTATTGCCGTAGACGGCGTAGACGGCGTGTTTGTTGGTCCGAGCGACCTGTCTGCGGCGCTGGGCTACCTCGGTCAGCCTAACCACCCTGACGTGCAGAAAGCGATTCGCCACATCTTCGATCGTGCGGCGGCGCATAACAAGCCGTGCGGCATTCTGGCACCGGTTGAAGCCGATGCGCGTCGCTACCTGGAATGGGGCGCAAGCTTCGTTGCCGTCGGTAGCGATCTGGGTGTGTTCCGCAGCGCAACACAGGCGCTGAGCGACAAATACAAGAAGTAA
- the gudD gene encoding glucarate dehydratase: protein MTLQSSTPVITHMQVIPVAGHDSMLLNLSGAHAPYFTRNIVILKDNAGNTGVGEIPGGEKIRQTLEDAAALVVGKTLGEYKNVMTAVRAQFADRDASGRGLQTFDLRTTIHVVTGIEAAMLDLLGQFLNVSVASLLGDGQQRDAVEMLGYLFYIGDRNKTDLPYQSQANEKCDWYRLRHEEALTPETIVRLAEAAYEKYGFNDFKLKGGVLAGSEEAEAVTALAKRFPQARITLDPNGAWSLDEAIGLGKQLRGVLAYAEDPCGAEQGFSGREVMAEFRRATGLPTATNMIATDWRQMGHTISLQSVDIPLADPHFWTMQGSVRVAQMCHEWGLTWGSHSNNHFDISLAMFTQVAAAAPGKITAIDTHWIWQEGNQRLTKEPLQIVGGMVEVPKKPGLGVELDMDQVMKAHELYKNMGLGARNDAMGMQYLIPEWTFDNKRPCLVR, encoded by the coding sequence ATGACATTGCAAAGTTCAACTCCGGTGATTACCCACATGCAGGTTATTCCGGTTGCAGGTCACGACAGTATGTTGCTCAACCTGAGTGGCGCACATGCACCTTATTTCACTCGCAACATTGTGATTCTGAAAGATAACGCCGGGAATACCGGTGTCGGAGAAATTCCCGGCGGTGAGAAAATCCGTCAGACGCTGGAAGATGCTGCCGCGCTGGTGGTGGGCAAAACGCTGGGCGAATACAAAAATGTGATGACGGCGGTGCGTGCGCAGTTCGCCGACCGCGATGCTTCCGGGCGCGGTTTGCAGACATTTGATCTGCGTACCACCATCCATGTCGTCACGGGGATCGAAGCGGCCATGCTCGATCTGCTGGGGCAATTCCTCAACGTCAGCGTGGCCTCGCTGCTGGGTGATGGGCAGCAGCGTGATGCCGTCGAGATGCTGGGTTATCTGTTCTACATTGGCGATCGTAATAAAACCGATCTGCCTTACCAGAGTCAGGCTAACGAGAAATGCGACTGGTATCGCCTGCGTCACGAAGAAGCGCTGACGCCAGAAACCATCGTGCGTCTGGCTGAAGCCGCCTACGAAAAATACGGTTTCAACGATTTCAAACTGAAAGGCGGCGTACTAGCCGGTAGCGAAGAGGCTGAAGCAGTGACCGCGCTGGCGAAACGCTTCCCGCAGGCCCGCATCACGCTGGATCCAAACGGTGCCTGGTCGCTGGATGAAGCCATCGGTCTGGGCAAACAGCTTCGTGGCGTGCTGGCGTATGCAGAAGATCCGTGTGGCGCGGAGCAAGGTTTCTCCGGTCGTGAAGTGATGGCGGAATTCCGCCGTGCGACAGGGCTGCCTACTGCGACCAACATGATCGCCACCGACTGGCGACAGATGGGGCACACCATTTCGCTGCAATCGGTCGATATTCCGTTGGCCGATCCGCACTTCTGGACGATGCAAGGTTCCGTACGTGTGGCGCAGATGTGCCACGAATGGGGCTTAACCTGGGGTTCTCACTCCAATAACCACTTTGATATTTCACTGGCCATGTTTACTCAGGTCGCGGCGGCGGCTCCGGGCAAGATTACGGCGATTGATACGCACTGGATCTGGCAGGAAGGCAACCAACGCCTGACGAAAGAACCGTTGCAGATTGTTGGCGGCATGGTGGAAGTGCCGAAGAAACCGGGTCTGGGCGTCGAGCTGGATATGGACCAAGTGATGAAAGCACACGAACTGTATAAAAACATGGGATTAGGCGCACGTAACGACGCCATGGGAATGCAGTACCTTATTCCTGAGTGGACGTTTGATAATAAACGTCCGTGTCTGGTTCGCTAA
- the ligA gene encoding NAD-dependent DNA ligase LigA, giving the protein MKPVKKEPAEVNAAALRVAELRRVLRHHEYKYHVEDAPDIPDIEYDKLMQELKALEADHPELVTSDSPTQRVGAAPLAAFEQVRHEVPMLSLDNVFDEESYLAFSKRIGDRLKNGDDLTFCCELKLDGLAVSLLYEEGVLVQAATRGDGTTGENITSNIRTVAAIPLRLEGDNIPRRVEVRGEVFMKHSGFEKLNEEARRTGSKVFANPRNAAAGSLRQLDPRITAKRPLTFFCYGVGLLEGGELPASHWERLMQFKAWGLPVSDRIKLCTGPAEVLDFYRQVEQTRSSLGFDIDGVVVKVDSLELQERLGFVARAPRWAVAFKFPAQEQLTWVRDVEFQVGRTGAITPVARLEPVAVAGVIVSNATLHNADEIERLGLQIGDRVIVRRAGDVIPQIVGIVESERPETVQPIVFPTACPVCGSDVERVEGEAVTRCTAGLICGAQRKEALKHFVSRRALDVEGMGDKIIDQLVEKEYVKTPADLFRLSAGIMTGLDRMGPKSATNLVNALEKAKSTTLARFLYALGIRDVGESTAANLAAHFGSLEALFAADEDALLEVPDVGKVVAAHVRHFLEEEHNQTVIRELTDPVGINIHWPEVQVVNAEEIDSPFAGKTVVLTGSLSILSRDEAKDRLTALGAKVSGSVSKKTDMVIAGEAAGSKLAKAQELGIPVLDEAEMIRLLGV; this is encoded by the coding sequence ATGAAACCAGTGAAGAAAGAACCAGCCGAAGTGAATGCGGCCGCACTACGGGTAGCGGAGTTGCGCCGGGTCTTACGCCATCACGAATACAAATATCACGTTGAAGATGCGCCCGACATTCCTGATATCGAATATGACAAACTCATGCAGGAACTGAAAGCGTTAGAGGCGGATCACCCCGAGCTGGTAACCAGCGACTCACCCACGCAGCGCGTGGGGGCGGCACCGCTGGCGGCATTTGAGCAGGTACGTCATGAAGTGCCGATGTTATCGCTGGATAACGTATTTGATGAAGAAAGTTACCTAGCTTTCAGCAAGCGAATTGGCGACAGGCTGAAAAACGGTGACGATCTGACATTCTGCTGCGAACTGAAACTGGATGGTTTAGCCGTCAGCTTGTTGTATGAAGAGGGCGTTTTGGTACAGGCGGCCACGCGCGGTGATGGCACGACTGGGGAAAATATCACCAGTAACATTCGTACCGTTGCGGCGATTCCACTGCGCCTTGAGGGTGACAATATTCCGCGTCGTGTTGAAGTGCGCGGCGAAGTGTTTATGAAGCACAGCGGCTTTGAAAAACTGAACGAAGAGGCTCGTCGTACGGGGAGCAAAGTCTTTGCCAACCCACGTAATGCTGCCGCCGGATCGCTACGCCAGCTTGATCCGCGCATTACGGCTAAGCGTCCACTGACCTTCTTCTGCTATGGCGTAGGTCTGCTGGAAGGCGGTGAGTTGCCTGCGAGCCACTGGGAGCGGCTGATGCAGTTCAAGGCGTGGGGATTGCCGGTTAGCGACAGAATTAAACTATGCACGGGTCCGGCTGAAGTACTCGATTTTTATCGTCAGGTTGAGCAGACCCGCAGTTCGTTAGGTTTTGATATCGACGGCGTCGTTGTCAAAGTTGACTCGCTGGAGTTGCAGGAGCGGTTAGGGTTCGTTGCCCGTGCGCCTCGCTGGGCTGTTGCCTTTAAATTCCCGGCACAGGAACAGCTGACCTGGGTGCGCGATGTCGAATTTCAGGTTGGGCGGACAGGCGCGATTACGCCCGTTGCGCGTCTGGAACCCGTCGCCGTAGCTGGGGTCATCGTCAGCAACGCCACGCTGCATAATGCCGATGAAATTGAACGGCTAGGTTTGCAGATTGGCGATCGCGTGATTGTGCGTCGAGCGGGGGACGTGATCCCGCAGATCGTCGGTATCGTGGAATCTGAACGGCCAGAAACGGTGCAGCCGATCGTTTTCCCTACTGCTTGTCCCGTGTGTGGATCTGACGTTGAACGCGTAGAAGGCGAGGCCGTCACGCGCTGTACCGCTGGCTTGATCTGCGGTGCCCAGCGCAAAGAGGCACTGAAGCATTTTGTTTCTCGTCGCGCGTTGGATGTGGAAGGCATGGGCGATAAGATCATCGATCAACTGGTGGAAAAAGAGTACGTCAAGACGCCAGCCGATCTGTTTCGTCTGAGTGCTGGGATCATGACGGGGCTGGATCGTATGGGGCCGAAATCCGCGACGAATCTGGTCAATGCGCTGGAAAAGGCGAAAAGCACCACGCTGGCGCGTTTCCTCTATGCGTTGGGGATCCGCGACGTTGGCGAATCGACGGCGGCTAATCTGGCTGCCCATTTTGGTTCGCTGGAAGCCCTTTTTGCTGCTGATGAAGATGCGCTACTGGAGGTGCCGGATGTCGGTAAAGTCGTTGCCGCGCATGTGCGTCATTTCCTTGAGGAAGAGCACAACCAAACCGTGATCCGCGAATTGACCGATCCCGTGGGCATCAACATTCACTGGCCTGAGGTTCAGGTGGTCAATGCTGAAGAGATCGACAGCCCATTTGCAGGGAAAACGGTGGTATTGACCGGATCGCTGAGTATTCTGTCCCGCGACGAAGCCAAAGATCGGCTAACGGCGTTAGGGGCAAAAGTGAGCGGCAGCGTCTCGAAGAAAACCGATATGGTGATTGCTGGTGAAGCCGCAGGTTCTAAACTGGCGAAGGCGCAAGAATTGGGGATCCCAGTGCTCGATGAGGCGGAAATGATCCGACTATTGGGAGTGTAA
- a CDS encoding DUF3820 family protein, which translates to MEKEDLIDIATMQMPFGKYKGRVLIDLPEEYLLWFSRKDEFPKGRLGELMQITLAIKIEGLQGLVTPLKRPRP; encoded by the coding sequence GTGGAAAAAGAAGACCTGATAGACATTGCCACGATGCAGATGCCGTTTGGTAAATACAAAGGGCGAGTGCTGATCGATTTACCGGAAGAGTACCTGCTGTGGTTCTCTCGCAAGGATGAATTTCCTAAAGGTCGCTTAGGGGAATTGATGCAAATTACGTTGGCAATCAAGATAGAAGGTTTGCAAGGGTTGGTCACGCCGCTGAAACGGCCCCGTCCCTGA
- a CDS encoding methyl-accepting chemotaxis protein, with protein MRLNTPVTQQEYLLDMDTILMSTTNIHSHITYANSAFITVSGFSEEQLINQPHNIVRHPDMPVEAYADMWFTLKQGDSWTGLVKNRRNNGDHYWVRANVTPVYQQEQLAGYISVRNTPNAEEIKYAETLYSAVQKKQAGSRKFYKGLVVRTGLFSPLSLLQKLSVRWRLRLAVLTVGLIPALLAFNGINPLWLLALTLLLIVIMDQFLQKQIAQPIRMILKQAQHVVSGRKVKHVHLNRVDEIGLLLRSVNQFGLNLHSLVDDVSTQVNGITNVSHKLAENNVDLNTRTEETSANLQQTAAAIEEITVAVQQSAETAAQATTLAEAASSTAFKGGNIMKETIGMMDSISSASDKIVDIIGVIDSIAFQTNILALNAAVEAARAGVQGRGFAVVAAEVRNLAQHSASAAKEIKTLIDANVESVKQGSIMVENAGKHISDIVDEVLQVSTMIKEISNATHEQTSALGLINTSIAQIEQMTQRNTDMVTHSTEAAEGLNLQARRLNSAINVYGS; from the coding sequence ATGAGATTAAATACACCTGTTACACAGCAGGAGTATCTGTTAGACATGGACACCATATTGATGTCCACGACAAATATTCACAGCCACATCACCTATGCCAACTCTGCCTTCATCACGGTTAGTGGTTTTTCCGAAGAGCAGCTCATCAATCAGCCTCACAATATTGTGCGCCATCCCGACATGCCCGTTGAAGCCTATGCCGACATGTGGTTTACGCTGAAACAAGGCGATAGCTGGACTGGATTAGTTAAAAATCGTCGCAATAACGGTGACCACTACTGGGTCCGCGCCAACGTTACGCCGGTTTATCAGCAGGAGCAGCTCGCAGGCTATATCTCAGTACGTAACACGCCTAACGCTGAAGAAATCAAGTATGCCGAAACGCTGTATAGCGCCGTGCAGAAAAAACAGGCGGGCAGCCGTAAGTTCTACAAAGGGTTAGTCGTTCGTACTGGGCTCTTTTCGCCACTGTCGCTCTTACAGAAATTATCAGTCCGCTGGCGCTTGCGCCTGGCAGTCTTAACGGTGGGCCTCATTCCCGCACTGCTTGCGTTCAACGGCATAAATCCGCTGTGGCTATTGGCACTGACGCTACTACTCATCGTCATCATGGATCAGTTTCTGCAAAAGCAAATTGCCCAGCCAATCAGGATGATACTGAAGCAGGCTCAGCATGTGGTATCAGGCCGTAAAGTAAAGCATGTCCACCTGAACCGGGTCGACGAAATCGGCTTGCTGCTACGCTCTGTTAACCAGTTTGGCCTGAACCTGCATTCGCTTGTCGACGACGTCAGTACACAGGTAAACGGCATCACCAACGTCAGCCATAAGCTGGCGGAAAACAATGTCGACTTGAATACCCGCACGGAAGAGACATCGGCCAATCTGCAACAAACTGCCGCCGCCATTGAAGAAATTACCGTTGCCGTGCAGCAGAGTGCAGAAACGGCAGCACAGGCCACCACCTTGGCAGAAGCCGCCAGCAGCACCGCGTTTAAAGGTGGCAATATCATGAAGGAAACCATCGGTATGATGGATTCCATCTCCAGCGCCAGCGATAAAATCGTTGATATCATTGGCGTGATAGACAGTATTGCCTTCCAGACCAACATCCTTGCGCTGAATGCGGCCGTTGAAGCCGCTCGTGCTGGCGTACAAGGACGCGGGTTTGCGGTGGTAGCCGCTGAGGTTCGCAATCTGGCGCAGCATTCCGCCTCTGCGGCTAAAGAGATTAAAACGTTGATCGACGCCAACGTCGAAAGTGTGAAACAGGGCAGCATAATGGTCGAGAACGCGGGCAAGCATATCAGCGACATTGTTGATGAAGTCTTGCAGGTCTCCACTATGATCAAAGAGATCAGCAACGCAACGCATGAGCAAACCTCGGCATTGGGCCTGATCAATACCTCTATTGCACAGATAGAACAAATGACACAGCGCAACACCGATATGGTTACGCACTCCACAGAAGCGGCTGAAGGGCTAAACCTTCAAGCCAGAAGGCTGAATAGCGCGATTAACGTGTACGGAAGTTAA
- a CDS encoding MFS transporter, translating into MNTVSSAAGAIQKRTNARYWIVVMLFIVTSFNYGDRATLSIAGSAMSKEIGLDAVGMGYIFSAFSWAYVIGQIPGGWLLDRFGSKKVYFYSIFTWSIFTLLQGFVDIFSGAGIVISLFFLRFMVGLCESPSFPGNSRIVAAWFPAQERGTAVSIFNSAQYFATVIFAPIMGWLVHAVGWAHVFWFMGGLGIILSFVWLKVIHDPKDHPSVNQAELDYIEAGGALINMDAKGSKKATEKGEKWHQIKQLMQSRMMLGVYIGQYCINALTYFFITWFPLYLVQARGMSILKAGFVASVPAICGFVGGVLGGIISDYLMRRTNSLTFARKTPIVLGMLLSMSMVICNYVETEWVVIAVMSAAFFGKGIGALGWAVMADTAPKEISGLSGGLFNMFGNASGIVTPIAIGYIIGMTGSFNGGLVYVGIHALVAIFSYLFIVKDIKRIELKPFVKN; encoded by the coding sequence ATGAATACAGTAAGCTCAGCAGCTGGCGCGATACAAAAGAGAACAAACGCCCGCTACTGGATTGTCGTGATGTTGTTTATTGTCACGTCATTTAACTATGGGGACCGCGCAACCTTGTCCATTGCTGGTTCTGCAATGTCTAAGGAAATTGGGCTGGATGCAGTGGGGATGGGCTATATCTTCTCTGCTTTCTCCTGGGCATATGTTATTGGGCAAATACCTGGAGGCTGGCTGCTCGATCGCTTTGGTTCAAAGAAAGTCTACTTCTATAGTATTTTTACCTGGTCGATTTTTACCTTATTACAAGGTTTTGTCGATATCTTCAGCGGTGCGGGGATCGTCATTTCTCTGTTCTTCTTGCGCTTTATGGTTGGCCTGTGTGAATCGCCTTCCTTCCCGGGGAATAGCCGAATTGTAGCGGCTTGGTTCCCTGCACAAGAGCGTGGAACGGCCGTCTCGATATTCAACTCGGCACAGTACTTTGCGACCGTGATCTTCGCCCCTATCATGGGCTGGCTGGTACACGCCGTGGGTTGGGCGCATGTGTTCTGGTTCATGGGCGGATTGGGGATCATTCTGAGCTTTGTCTGGCTGAAAGTGATCCACGATCCTAAAGATCACCCTAGCGTGAATCAGGCCGAACTGGATTACATCGAGGCCGGCGGAGCCCTGATCAATATGGATGCCAAAGGGTCGAAAAAAGCGACCGAAAAAGGCGAAAAATGGCATCAGATCAAACAATTAATGCAGTCCCGTATGATGCTGGGTGTGTATATCGGTCAATATTGTATTAACGCACTGACTTACTTCTTCATCACCTGGTTCCCGCTTTATCTGGTTCAGGCGCGCGGTATGTCGATCCTCAAAGCAGGATTCGTCGCCTCTGTGCCTGCTATCTGTGGTTTTGTGGGAGGCGTTCTGGGCGGCATTATTTCCGATTACCTGATGAGACGGACCAATTCACTGACCTTTGCCCGTAAAACGCCAATCGTTCTCGGTATGTTGCTCTCCATGTCGATGGTGATTTGTAACTACGTTGAAACCGAATGGGTTGTTATTGCGGTGATGTCTGCAGCCTTCTTCGGCAAAGGTATTGGGGCACTGGGCTGGGCGGTGATGGCCGATACCGCACCGAAAGAAATCAGCGGATTGAGCGGTGGGCTGTTCAATATGTTCGGTAACGCGTCTGGTATCGTGACGCCGATTGCGATTGGCTACATCATCGGAATGACCGGTTCCTTCAATGGGGGGCTGGTGTATGTCGGGATTCATGCGCTGGTTGCGATCTTCAGCTACCTGTTCATCGTAAAAGATATTAAACGTATCGAATTGAAGCCGTTCGTTAAGAATTAA
- the garD gene encoding galactarate dehydratase: MSDKSESNAAQEQPLYIKVHDSDNVAIVVNNNGLRAGTRFNDALELIEHVPQGHKVALVNIAKSGAIIRYGEIIGYALRDIAKGSWIDESLVELPQAPALDTLPLATKIPPTLPALEGYTFEGYRNADGSVGTKNLLGITTSVHCVAGVVDYVVKIIERDLLPRYPNVDGVVALNHLYGCGVAINAPAAVVPIRTIHNLALNPNFGGEILVVGLGCEKLQPERLLEGTPDVQAISLDDTSIVRLQDEHHVGFRSMVDDILTMADKHLQRLNKRQRETCPASELVVGMQCGGSDAFSGVTANPAVGFASDLLVRCGATVMFSEVTEVRDAIHLLTPRVINEEVGKRLLEEMAWYDNYLDSGQTDRSANPSPGNKKGGLANVVEKALGSIAKSGTSAIVEVLSPGQRPTKRGLIYAATPASDFVCGTQQLASGITVQVFTTGRGTPYGLLAVPVIKMATRTALANRWHDLMDIDAGTIATGEATIEDVGWQLFHFILDIASGRKKTWSDQWGLHNALAVFNPAPVT; encoded by the coding sequence ATGTCAGATAAATCAGAAAGTAATGCTGCACAAGAGCAGCCACTTTATATTAAGGTCCACGATTCTGATAATGTTGCCATTGTTGTTAATAATAATGGCTTACGTGCCGGAACCCGTTTTAATGATGCTCTGGAATTAATTGAGCATGTTCCGCAAGGTCACAAAGTGGCCCTTGTGAATATCGCCAAATCAGGCGCCATCATCCGCTATGGTGAAATTATCGGGTATGCGCTGCGTGATATTGCCAAAGGAAGCTGGATCGATGAATCGCTGGTCGAATTGCCTCAGGCTCCCGCGCTGGACACCCTGCCGCTGGCGACCAAAATCCCCCCCACGCTGCCTGCGCTGGAAGGTTACACCTTTGAAGGTTACCGCAACGCCGATGGCAGCGTAGGGACGAAAAACCTGTTGGGCATTACCACCAGCGTGCACTGCGTCGCGGGCGTGGTGGACTATGTCGTCAAAATTATCGAGCGTGATTTATTGCCGAGATATCCCAATGTGGATGGCGTGGTCGCACTCAACCATCTTTATGGCTGTGGCGTGGCAATTAATGCTCCTGCCGCGGTGGTTCCCATCCGTACCATTCACAATCTGGCGCTGAACCCGAATTTTGGCGGCGAGATACTGGTGGTCGGCTTGGGCTGTGAAAAATTACAGCCGGAGCGCCTGCTGGAAGGGACGCCTGATGTACAAGCCATCTCCCTCGACGACACCAGCATTGTCCGCTTGCAGGATGAACACCATGTTGGTTTCAGATCGATGGTGGATGACATTCTGACGATGGCAGACAAACACCTGCAACGACTGAACAAACGCCAGCGTGAAACTTGTCCGGCCTCTGAGCTGGTTGTCGGCATGCAGTGTGGCGGCAGCGATGCGTTCTCCGGCGTCACCGCGAACCCAGCCGTTGGTTTTGCATCCGATCTTTTGGTACGCTGCGGGGCGACAGTCATGTTCTCCGAAGTGACCGAAGTACGCGACGCCATTCATCTGTTAACGCCGCGCGTCATCAATGAAGAGGTCGGTAAACGCTTGCTGGAAGAAATGGCCTGGTACGATAACTACCTCGACAGCGGGCAGACCGATCGTAGCGCTAACCCATCGCCGGGCAACAAAAAAGGTGGCCTCGCGAACGTGGTGGAAAAAGCGCTCGGCTCCATCGCCAAATCCGGCACCAGTGCGATTGTCGAAGTCCTGTCCCCCGGTCAGCGCCCAACCAAACGCGGGCTGATTTACGCCGCAACGCCAGCCAGTGATTTCGTGTGTGGCACCCAACAGCTCGCTTCTGGTATCACCGTGCAAGTCTTCACCACAGGTCGTGGCACACCCTATGGCCTGCTGGCTGTACCCGTCATCAAAATGGCAACCCGAACCGCATTGGCAAACCGCTGGCACGATCTGATGGATATTGATGCCGGAACCATTGCTACCGGAGAGGCCACGATCGAAGACGTGGGCTGGCAGCTTTTCCACTTCATTTTGGATATCGCCAGCGGCAGGAAAAAAACCTGGTCCGATCAGTGGGGACTGCATAATGCGCTGGCCGTCTTCAATCCAGCGCCGGTAACCTGA
- a CDS encoding FlxA-like family protein: MSNTISSISVSTTTASSSKSSSNTSEQQIAQLNKQVQTLTKQVSKLAESASSAESDEERQQIQQQQQTIQAQIQMLQAQIARLQSEGSEQQSASSASTQSAKQEGVNRPTADNQINIYV; encoded by the coding sequence ATGTCAAACACCATCAGCAGTATCAGCGTATCGACAACAACGGCAAGCAGCAGTAAAAGCAGTAGCAACACTTCTGAGCAACAGATTGCGCAGCTCAATAAGCAGGTCCAGACGCTAACCAAACAGGTCAGTAAGCTGGCTGAATCCGCTTCCAGCGCAGAAAGCGACGAAGAACGTCAGCAGATCCAGCAACAGCAGCAGACTATTCAGGCACAGATCCAGATGCTACAGGCGCAAATTGCCCGTTTGCAGAGCGAAGGCTCGGAACAGCAGTCTGCTTCCTCTGCGTCGACTCAAAGTGCTAAACAAGAAGGCGTTAACCGCCCGACAGCAGACAACCAGATTAATATCTACGTCTAA
- a CDS encoding enolase C-terminal domain-like protein — MTHFSATPVITDMKVIPVAGYDSMLLNIGGAHGAYFTRNLVILTDSAGHTGVGEAPGGDVIYNTLVEAIPRVKGEQIARMNRLVHDIHVGNQSSDFDSFGKGAWTFELRVNAVAALEAALLDLLGQFMGVPVAELLGPGKQRDEVTVLGYLFYIGDRTKTDLPYLAGEKGKHEWYHLRHQQAMDSDAIVRLAEATTDRYGFKDFKLKGGVLPGEQEIDAVKALKKRFPDARITVDPNGAWLLDEAIGLCKDMKGILTYAEDPCGAEQGFSGREVMAEFRRATGLPVATNMIATNWREMNHAVMLQAVDIPLADPHFWTMHGAVRVAQLCDEWGLTWGCHSNNHFDISLAMFTHVGAAAPGNPTAIDTHWIWQEGQHLTKEPLQIVNGKIKVPDRPGLGIELDREQVMKAHDLYKKLPSGARNDAVAMQYLIPGWKFDRKRPVFGR; from the coding sequence ATGACACACTTTTCAGCGACGCCTGTGATTACTGACATGAAAGTCATCCCCGTTGCGGGCTATGACAGCATGTTGCTGAACATTGGCGGTGCGCATGGTGCTTACTTCACGCGTAACCTCGTCATTTTAACCGACAGCGCTGGGCATACCGGTGTCGGCGAAGCGCCCGGTGGCGACGTCATTTACAACACGCTGGTTGAAGCCATTCCCCGTGTGAAAGGCGAACAAATCGCCCGCATGAACCGTCTGGTTCATGACATCCATGTCGGCAACCAGTCTTCTGATTTTGATTCCTTTGGCAAAGGTGCCTGGACGTTTGAACTGCGCGTGAATGCGGTGGCAGCACTCGAAGCTGCGTTGCTCGATCTGCTGGGGCAATTCATGGGTGTCCCCGTTGCCGAACTGCTGGGGCCGGGTAAACAGCGTGATGAAGTCACCGTGCTCGGTTATCTGTTCTATATCGGCGATCGCACGAAGACGGATCTACCTTATTTAGCTGGCGAAAAAGGCAAGCACGAGTGGTATCACCTGCGTCACCAGCAGGCGATGGACAGCGACGCGATTGTGCGTTTGGCCGAAGCCACCACTGACCGCTACGGATTTAAAGATTTCAAACTCAAAGGTGGTGTACTGCCCGGCGAGCAGGAAATCGATGCCGTGAAAGCGTTGAAAAAGCGTTTCCCAGATGCGCGTATTACCGTCGATCCAAACGGTGCCTGGCTGCTGGATGAAGCGATTGGTTTGTGCAAAGACATGAAGGGCATTCTGACCTATGCGGAAGACCCGTGCGGTGCCGAGCAAGGTTTCTCCGGTCGTGAAGTGATGGCGGAATTCCGCCGCGCCACTGGGCTGCCAGTCGCGACCAACATGATTGCAACCAACTGGCGCGAAATGAACCATGCGGTGATGTTGCAGGCGGTCGATATTCCGCTGGCCGATCCGCATTTCTGGACGATGCACGGTGCAGTGCGCGTCGCCCAACTGTGTGATGAGTGGGGCCTGACGTGGGGCTGCCATTCCAATAACCACTTCGATATCTCTCTGGCGATGTTCACGCACGTGGGGGCTGCGGCACCGGGTAACCCGACGGCGATTGATACGCACTGGATCTGGCAGGAAGGGCAGCATCTGACCAAAGAGCCACTGCAAATCGTCAACGGCAAAATTAAGGTGCCGGATCGTCCCGGTCTGGGAATTGAGCTGGATAGGGAACAGGTCATGAAGGCTCACGATCTCTACAAAAAATTACCGAGCGGGGCACGTAATGATGCCGTCGCCATGCAGTACCTGATTCCTGGTTGGAAATTTGATCGTAAACGCCCGGTTTTTGGCCGCTAA